One window from the genome of Bartonella sp. WD16.2 encodes:
- a CDS encoding HU family DNA-binding protein has translation MNKSELVNSIAEKAGVSKAQAGSILDAFIASVTEALASGGDVRLPGFGSFEVSKRAATKGRNPSTGVEIHIPARSVPKFSAGKSLKEAVNKK, from the coding sequence ATGAATAAAAGTGAATTGGTTAATTCTATTGCTGAAAAAGCAGGTGTTTCAAAAGCACAAGCTGGCTCAATTCTCGATGCTTTTATCGCTTCTGTAACAGAAGCTTTAGCTTCAGGAGGTGATGTTCGTCTTCCAGGTTTTGGTTCTTTTGAAGTTTCTAAACGTGCTGCTACAAAAGGACGCAACCCTTCAACGGGTGTTGAAATTCATATTCCAGCGCGTTCTGTACCTAAATTTTCCGCAGGTAAAAGCCTTAAAGAGGCCGTTAATAAAAAATAA
- the lon gene encoding endopeptidase La, with product MQYIDEKIKRVTEELYAVLPLRDIVVFPHMIVPLFVGREKSIRALEETMIVDKQILLATQKNASDDDPKSEDIYDIGTFANVLQLLKLPDGTVKVLVEGTTRAKINQFTENENYHQAYATVIEESEENEVEIEALSRSAIVYFENYVKLNKKISPEVVSAIGQIDDPSKLADTIASHLVIKLSEKQEILALLSVRDRLERILFFMEGEISVLQVEKRIRSHVKRQMEKTQREYYLNEQMKAIQKELGAGDDSRDELSELEDRIKKTKLSKEARLKAGAELRKLRNMSPMSAEATVVRNYLDWLLTIPWGKKSKIKNDLSFAEKVMDNEHFGLEKIKERIVEYLAVQSRSSKIKGPIICLLGPPGVGKTSLARSIAKATGREYVRISLGGVRDEAEIRGHRRTYIGSMPGKIIQSMKKSKKINPLFLLDEIDKMGQDFRGDPASALLEVLDPEQNSTFIDHYLEVEYDLSDVMFIATANTLNIPGPLMDRMEIIRIAGYTECEKVEIVKRHLLPKALKDHSLSKKEFSVSDGAIKSVIQFYTREAGVRSLERELMKMARKSVTKILKTNQKSIEITEDNINDFLGTKRYRFGQIESENQIGVVTGLAWTEVGGELLTIEGVMMPGKGKMTVTGNLRDIMKESISAAASYVRFRAADFGIEPPLFDKRDIHVHVPEGATPKDGPSAGIAMVTAIVSVLTEIPVHKDIAMTGEITLRGRVLPIGGLKEKLLAALRGGIKKVLIPEENAKDLIDIPDDVKNNMEIIPVSHVSEVLKHALVRFPEAIEWTEPSTVSASIRTESDNESIPIAH from the coding sequence ATGCAATATATTGATGAGAAGATAAAAAGGGTAACAGAAGAGCTTTACGCTGTTTTACCACTTCGTGATATTGTTGTTTTTCCACATATGATTGTTCCACTTTTTGTTGGTCGAGAGAAATCAATTCGCGCTCTTGAAGAGACGATGATAGTAGATAAGCAGATATTATTAGCCACACAAAAAAATGCTTCTGACGATGATCCAAAATCGGAAGATATTTATGATATTGGTACTTTTGCCAATGTTCTTCAACTTTTAAAGCTTCCTGATGGAACTGTAAAAGTTTTGGTTGAGGGGACTACACGTGCAAAAATTAACCAATTTACTGAGAATGAAAATTATCATCAAGCTTATGCAACTGTTATAGAAGAGTCTGAAGAGAATGAAGTTGAGATTGAAGCTCTTTCTCGATCAGCGATTGTTTATTTTGAAAATTATGTAAAACTTAATAAGAAAATCTCTCCTGAAGTTGTAAGTGCTATCGGCCAGATTGATGATCCTTCTAAGCTTGCTGATACTATTGCTTCACATTTGGTGATTAAACTTTCAGAAAAACAAGAAATTTTGGCATTGTTATCTGTTCGTGATCGTCTTGAACGTATACTTTTCTTCATGGAAGGAGAAATTTCTGTTTTACAAGTTGAGAAACGTATTCGTTCACATGTTAAGCGGCAGATGGAAAAAACTCAACGGGAATATTATCTCAATGAACAAATGAAAGCTATTCAAAAAGAGTTGGGAGCAGGTGATGATAGCCGTGATGAGTTGTCTGAATTAGAAGATCGTATCAAAAAAACAAAGCTTTCAAAAGAGGCACGTTTAAAAGCTGGAGCAGAGCTTAGAAAATTACGTAATATGTCTCCCATGTCTGCGGAAGCGACAGTTGTACGTAACTATCTTGATTGGCTTTTAACTATACCTTGGGGTAAGAAGTCGAAAATTAAGAACGATTTGAGTTTTGCTGAAAAAGTCATGGACAATGAGCATTTTGGTCTTGAAAAAATTAAAGAACGAATCGTTGAATATTTAGCAGTACAAAGTCGATCGTCAAAAATAAAAGGCCCTATTATTTGTCTTTTAGGTCCTCCTGGTGTTGGAAAGACATCACTTGCGCGTTCTATTGCAAAGGCAACAGGCCGTGAATATGTCCGTATCTCATTAGGGGGTGTTCGAGACGAGGCAGAAATTCGCGGGCATCGCCGAACTTATATTGGTTCTATGCCTGGAAAAATTATTCAATCTATGAAAAAATCTAAAAAAATTAACCCTCTTTTTTTACTTGATGAAATTGATAAGATGGGTCAGGATTTTCGTGGAGATCCTGCTTCAGCTTTATTGGAAGTACTTGATCCTGAGCAAAATAGCACATTTATTGATCATTATTTAGAAGTGGAATATGATCTTTCTGATGTGATGTTTATTGCAACTGCAAATACGCTTAATATTCCAGGGCCGCTAATGGATCGAATGGAGATTATTCGTATTGCTGGTTATACTGAGTGTGAAAAGGTGGAGATTGTTAAACGGCATCTCTTACCAAAAGCATTAAAAGATCATTCTTTATCTAAAAAAGAGTTTAGTGTTTCTGATGGTGCTATAAAATCGGTTATCCAATTTTACACACGTGAAGCCGGTGTTCGTAGTCTTGAGCGTGAATTAATGAAGATGGCGCGTAAATCGGTTACAAAAATTCTTAAAACGAACCAAAAGTCTATAGAAATTACAGAAGATAATATTAATGATTTTTTGGGAACGAAGCGTTATCGCTTTGGTCAGATTGAGAGTGAGAATCAGATTGGTGTTGTTACTGGGCTTGCATGGACTGAAGTCGGTGGAGAACTGTTGACTATTGAAGGTGTTATGATGCCAGGTAAAGGCAAAATGACTGTTACTGGGAATTTACGTGATATCATGAAAGAATCAATTTCTGCGGCAGCATCTTATGTACGTTTCCGTGCTGCTGATTTTGGTATCGAGCCACCTCTTTTTGATAAGCGTGATATCCATGTTCATGTTCCAGAAGGCGCTACACCAAAAGATGGTCCATCAGCTGGAATTGCTATGGTAACAGCGATTGTTTCAGTACTAACAGAGATCCCTGTTCATAAAGATATTGCTATGACTGGTGAGATTACCTTACGTGGGCGCGTTTTACCGATTGGTGGATTGAAAGAGAAATTGCTTGCGGCTCTTCGAGGAGGTATTAAAAAAGTACTTATTCCTGAAGAAAATGCAAAAGATTTGATTGATATTCCTGATGACGTCAAAAATAATATGGAGATTATTCCAGTAAGTCATGTGAGTGAAGTTCTTAAACACGCTTTAGTTCGTTTTCCTGAAGCAATTGAATGGACAGAACCTTCCACAGTGTCTGCGTCTATCAGAACGGAAAGCGATAATGAAAGTATACCAATAGCACACTGA